The Deltaproteobacteria bacterium nucleotide sequence CGGTCGCGGGATCGATCTGGTTGTCGGTCGACTGTAGCGTCCCGATCGCGAGCTGCTTCTGCCCGGCGCGGTCGTAGGCCTCGACGGTGAGGGGCGCGCCGCCGCCGCGACTCTTGTCGAGGACGGCGCGGAGATCGTCCTCCGGCACCGTGAAGACCACGGTGATCGGCTCCACCTGCGTGATGACGCAGAGGCCCTGCGCGTCGCTCGCGTGCACCACGTTCCCGGCGTCGACACGGCGGAGGCCGACGCGGCCGCCGATCGGCGCCGTCACGCGGCTGTAGGTGAGCTGGAGCTTCGCCTGATCGATGAGAGCCTGGTCGACCTGGACGGCGCCCTCGTACTGGCCGACCGTCGCCTGCTGGTCGTCGTACATCTGGCGGGCGACGATGCCCTGGTCGAGGAGCTCGCGGTTCCGCTGCAAGGTCCGCTTCGCCACCTCGAGCAGCGCGCGGTCGCGCGCCATCTGTCCTTCGGCCTGGGCGAGCTGCACCTGGAAGGGCCGCGAGTCGATCTCGACGAGAAGGTCGCCCTCCCGCACGGTCTGCCCCTCCTCGAAGGCGACGCGCACGATCTGCCCGTCGACCCGGCTCTTCACCGTCACGGTGTTGTAGGCGGTGACGGTGCCGAGCGCCGAGAGGTAGACCGGCATGTCGCCCTGGCGCGCGGCCACCGCGACGACCGGCACCGGCGGAGCGGCGGGCTTTCCGGCGCCGGGCGCCGCGCTCGGGGCGGTCTCCCCCGTCGAGGCCAACAGCCGGTAGGCCGCGAACGCCAGGACCGCCAATCCGATCAACCACACCCACGTACGTCGCCGCGGAGGCGCGGCGGCCAAGGTCGTATCCATTTGGAAGGGCAGCATCGTGCCACGACGACGCCTGTCAAGGGAGCGGGTCCCGCGCGACCCTCGTGTGTCGGTTGGTGGCAACGCAGGGAGTGTCCGTCTGCCGCGCGCGGACGTTCGATCGCCGGCGGATGGGTCCGGGCTCGCTCGCGTCCGTCAGGAGGTCTGGGGCCTCGCGCTCGGGTACAATCTCGCGCGATTCGCCATCGCCCGCGCCGCCGTCCAAGCGGGCGTGCCGGCGCTGCGCACTCGCCAACGGCATGCGCTTCTGCTGATCCGTGGCTTCTGGGCCAGCCCGACTTCATCCCTCTGCGGGCGCTTCAGGAGCCGGCGCGGGCCGGGATTCGCGTATCTCGCGGCATTCTCCCGCGGGTAGTCGCGCGCTTCGTCGTGCGGCAATGGCACCGCCTCCTTCAGGCGACGTCGACGAGCTTCGACTCGTGGATGCGCGCATCGTTCGTGACCAGCGTCGCACGGAGCACGCGCGCGGTGGCGACGATGATCCGATCGGCCGGATCCCAGTCACGCGTCGCGGAAAGCGCCGTCAGCTCCTTGGCGACTGCGGGAGTGATGCCATGGCGACGGACCAGGGGCTCGGCGGCGGCACGCTCGAGCCACTCGTCCAGCGCCATGCCACCCAGGTCCAATCGCCCGCGCTCCACGTGCGACGCGATCTCCCAGAAGCTGATCTCGGAAACCCAGAGGTCTCCGTGCTTGCCGGCGCGATCGATGAGCCGCCGCTGGGGCGCATCGAGCCTGCGCGGATCGAACACCCAGCGGTGCAGGATGTGGGTATCGAGGAGTACCCTCACGCTCGCCGGCGACGCCGCGACGGCGTAGCGCCGAAGTTCGCGCCATCCGCGCTCCAGTCCGACGCCCGGCTCGTCGGTCCGTCGATGTCCTTGACGACCTTGCCGAGTCCCCGGAGGGTGTCTTGGGGGTGCTGCATCACGACGCTGGCGCTGGGAGTGACGCGCACCAGAGGCTTGCCGCGCTTCACCACCACGATCGGCTGTCCCGTGCGTGCCACGTCCTCGAGCAGGGCGAGGCAGTGAGTCTTGAATTCCGAGACGGAGACCTGCTTCAAGGCGTCGGTTCCCATATGGTCATCTCTTTGACCATTTTGCCCTCGGCCGCAAGCGGGGCCTCGCACGCACCATTGAGCAATGGCACCGCTTCCTCACCGGGTCGCTTCCGGGCGGCCTCGACGAGTTCCTGGCGGACGACGTGGCCTTCTACTCCCCGGTCGTCTTCACCCCGCAGAAGGGGAAGGCCGTGACGATGCTGTACCTGAACGCCGCGGGGACGGTCTTCAGGGGCGCGGGCGACGGATCGAGACGGATCGAACGGATCCAAAGGATCGGATGGATGCCGCAGGCGGGCGGGTCGCGGATGGGCCCGGGGAGCCGCGGCTCGCGTATTGCGCAAGACGGAGAAACTCCGGCGGGCTTTACGCGTCCCCGGCGACCGTAGGACTCGTCCGCGACCCGCCTACCTGCCGCCACCGCTTCCGGCTGCCCTGCCGCGTGCCCATCACCACGGAGACGCACCCGAGCGCCCGCGCCGTTGACCAGGCCGCAGCCGGCGTGCGATCAGGCGAGAGCGCTCGCGAGCGGGCGACGACCGAACCACGATGCCGCCAGCGGACCCCTACTTTCCGATGCCTGTCTTCGCCCCCGAGGGCGCCGCCGCGGCGCCGCGCGTCTTCGTCGCGCCGGCACGCTACGTCCAGGGGCCGGGCGTGCTGGCGCACGTCGGCCGCTACCTCTCGCCCCTGCGCACGCGCCACGCCGCGATCCTGATCTCGGCCGGCGGGGCGCGCCGCCACGGGCCGACGCTCACCGCGTCGCTCGCCGCCGCCGACGTCGCCGCGACCGTCCGCA carries:
- a CDS encoding MdtA/MuxA family multidrug efflux RND transporter periplasmic adaptor subunit yields the protein MDTTLAAAPPRRRTWVWLIGLAVLAFAAYRLLASTGETAPSAAPGAGKPAAPPVPVVAVAARQGDMPVYLSALGTVTAYNTVTVKSRVDGQIVRVAFEEGQTVREGDLLVEIDSRPFQVQLAQAEGQMARDRALLEVAKRTLQRNRELLDQGIVARQMYDDQQATVGQYEGAVQVDQALIDQAKLQLTYSRVTAPIGGRVGLRRVDAGNVVHASDAQGLCVITQVEPITVVFTVPEDDLRAVLDKSRGGGAPLTVEAYDRAGQKQLAIGTLQSTDNQIDPATGTARLKAVFDNRDQALFPNQFVNVRLRLDVRENVVIVPGAAAQRGKDGTFVYVVKDDATVEVRPVVVGPAAEGESAIASGLAAGERVVVDGVDKLRAGSAVKLRGADAAGPAQAPAPGKAPPS
- a CDS encoding type II toxin-antitoxin system Phd/YefM family antitoxin, which encodes MKQVSVSEFKTHCLALLEDVARTGQPIVVVKRGKPLVRVTPSASVVMQHPQDTLRGLGKVVKDIDGPTSRASDWSADGANFGATPSRRRRRA
- a CDS encoding type II toxin-antitoxin system VapC family toxin; protein product: MRVLLDTHILHRWVFDPRRLDAPQRRLIDRAGKHGDLWVSEISFWEIASHVERGRLDLGGMALDEWLERAAAEPLVRRHGITPAVAKELTALSATRDWDPADRIIVATARVLRATLVTNDARIHESKLVDVA